The Canis lupus familiaris isolate Mischka breed German Shepherd chromosome 1, alternate assembly UU_Cfam_GSD_1.0, whole genome shotgun sequence DNA window ctcacaacctcagtatcaagagtcacatgttcttctgactaagccagctagctgactctcttttgtttctttctttttttttttttttaagttttaaaatttatatagtcTTTACACCCAGCAggggcttgaacacacaaccccaagatcaagagtcacatgctcttctgaccaagccagccaggtgcccctaaatttgtttctttgattcAAAAGCCACTATAAATGGTACTTCCCTCTGTAGGGAGTATACCTCAATGTTTCAGAAACCCTTTGAGTTCAGTTCCCAACTGTTAGCTTGGCTATCTTGACCCTATCCCTTGCACCAAAACATTTCTAAGAGGTAAGACTTATATAAGAGATTTTTGTATGCTTTGAATTTCAGTGGCAATAGGGACAGAAAGATTTGCTTTGAGGATGTGCTGGGGATTGTTTTGGAAGTCATTTCTTAACTCTAAAGTCTAAATCTAGGTTTTGGTGTCCTTAAGCTCTACTCAGGAAGGTGAACACCCCCTTGAAAGAGCTGGAGCTGCTCCAGAGAGTCTGCCTGGAATGGAGACAGAGGCCCAGGCTTCAAAATCTTCACTGACAAATTTATCTACTGAGATAGAGTTTTCTGAGAATCTCCATGAAATCAAGTCTTGGGAAGATAAGAGCACAGCTAACTGGCATCAGATGCTCAGGGTTTCAGAATCTCAGGCTTTCAAGGCTCGGGTATTGAAGGCCCAGGCCTGGGAGATTCAGGCTAGTGAGGCCCACAGAAGAGCCAGCCAAACCAGGCACACCTCTGTACTGGAGATGGATGCTACCCAAGCCCTGAAACAGAAACCCTTACCTGAGAAGGTTCAagctacagagaaagaaaagtgtgaGATCCTCTTTACTCGTCCATGCTGGTCCAATAAGATTGAGTACATTCTGACTCAAGTGGGCTACTCCATGAAGATAAGCAGTCTCTGGCATTTTTTCATCCTGTGGCTTCACAATGGAGGTTGTAAGTCTGGGGACCAGGAATCATGGATCCACAGGAGGTTTTAAACTTAAGGTCTTTGGGATCTGTAGAGGCTAGAAGCTTGGTACTGTGAGCCAAATAGAGTCACATTACTGAACACCTAGGATCATAAGAGGGTTAAGAGGTGTAGGGTATCAGAATACAAGGGGCCGGAGGCctgggttggagtgactgggagTAGAAACTAGGCATCTGAGTCTTCCAGGAACTGGGGACCCAAGGGACACCTGGGACTATGAAGGATGTAGAAACAGTTGATCCCTGATTATCTGTGGCCCTGAGGGGGGTCACTGATGCGGAATGTGTTTTCCTGGACTCCCAAGGAAGTCCAGGCACTGAAAAGCCAGGTGGCCTCTCCTGACTTCCTGCACAGGCAGTTTTCTCATCATCTACATCCTCATGCTGTTCTTGGTTGGGGTTCCTCTTCTATTCCTGGAGATGGCAGCTGGTCAGAGGATACGTCAGAGCAGCATTGGTGTATGGAAGGTCATCAGCGCCTGGATTGGTGGTGTGGGGTATACCAGCTTCATGGTGAGGAGTCCTGGGCCGCCCATGCTTACCCTTTacaccccactcccacctcaaCTGTTTGTTGTCCTGGGATGGGTCACTTCCATGGGCCAACTCCCTTCAAGTCCCCAGTCCTCTGTCAAATCCCCTCCTTTTTCCTGTCCTCATCCTTCCTCCCAGCTACTTTCCCCTTGACTCCTAGGTATGCTTCATCACTGGCTTGTATTTGAATGTGATCAATGTCTGGACCCTCTTCTACTTGAGCCAGTCCTTCCAGTTTCCAGTTCCATGGGAAAAATGTCCTTTATTGGAGAACTCCAGTGACTTTGgtgaggaggaaatgaaagaggaggagaaggggaaaacaTCTATAAGGGAATTTGGAAGAGGATAAAGGAATggggagagatgaagaggaagatagaaagatgaagaaatgggaagaggaagaagtagcAGGAAGTGAGGGAAGGGctaaggaagaagggaggggtcACCCTGTCTAGCAGGCATGTCCAAAGCCAGGTCCCCCCAGATCCCGAATGTGCACGGACGACTCCCTCCTTGTACTTCTGGTACCGGCTGACCTTGAAAGCTTCAGACAGAATTGAGGATGGTGGGTCACCAGTCTTCAGTCTGAACCTGTTCTTATTGGTGTCCTGGTGTCTTATTGGTGCTTTCATGATTAATGGGCTCAAGTCCACTGGGAAGGTAAGCCAACATTGACATTCTCAGATGCCTTAGACATCATCCAACATTGTTCTCACTTATCTCCTAATATCTCATTCCTTCTGGTGTTTGACTCCTCGTAGCCCTTAACCTTTGCTGAAAACTGTCTTCTAATTTCTgactcagcattaaaaaaaagatttatttatttattttatttatttattttattttagagagagaggaagagagagcacgtatgagtgggaggaggaatagagggaaagggagagagagaatccttagactcccctctgagggttgagcccaatgtgaggctcaatcccaggaccctgagatcatgacctgagccaaaaccaagagtcagaagcttaactttctgagccacccaggtgtcccctgactCAGCACTTTTGATCCCTGCTGACTGTTGGTGTTCTTCCCACTGATACATGGTTGCTGATATGCTCTGTTCTCAATTCAGATAATGTTGGTCCTGGTGCCAGCCCCCTATTTCATCATCCTTTGTTTCCTCTTCCGGAGTCTACTGCTGGAAGGGGCAGCATTTGGCTTTCAACATTTGATGCTTGTCAAGGTAAAGTAAGTCTCCCTCACTCCCCTATCAGGCATTTGAGGACATCTGTCTATTGTTAGGGTGTCCTTTCCCTATTATTTACCTGTGACCTTCAACCCATTTCTGTTAAGATTCACACCTCTCCTTCTTTGACATTTCCCCTTATACTTGTGTTCTTTTTAGATATCAGCTATGTACAACATGAATGTATGGTGTCAAGCAGGAAATCAAGTCTTGTTTGCCTTGGGTCTAGGCTTGGGCCCTGTTGTCTCCTTATCCTCGCACATGTACCCATCCACCAACTGTCTCAGTGATGCCTTGATTGTGGCTCTGGTCAACCTGTTCACCATGCTGCTGGTCAcatctttttccttctgtgtcctGGGCTTTTGGGCTACAGTTATCACGCACCGCTGCAGTGAGAAGTAAGGCCAGCCCCTTAGGGAGGGTCCTAGTCCCAGGGAACTACAAAGCCCAGAGCCCCTAACTTTCAAGGTGCTGTAAAGACTCCTGTTCACACCTGGCAACCTCAGGTGCACTTGCAAGCCTCTACTCCCCTGGAGCAAAAAGCAGACAATAGAATCCTCGTCATATATTTTCTTGCTTCAAGCCCTTTTCTGGCCCTAGAAATCTTCAACCTCAGAGACTGCCGCTGTCCAGAGTGCCACCACAGAGATAGGCTAAAAGTCGCAAGCATTCAAGATCTAGAGAACTTTCCACTTCCTGAATAACCTCACTTGTAACTTTCAACTTctatatttaaagatttctgtCAGTCTATCATACTTAAACCCTAAAGGGACTCTCAGAAACAGAAGCTTTATTGTCTGCTCAcccctatttttcatttttcaggcaTTAATTTCAAAAGCAcccctatttttcatttttcaggcaTTAATTTCAAAAGAACCCGTGGGACATTTAGAAAGTATTCTTTGTGTACCGCAGAGATATGGAGGGGTGAATCAGACCACAGTTCCTGCCTTCATTGGGTTTTCAGttttggagggaggaggtggggggaattACATAATTGAACACTGTATGCTCATGATAACTAATAGAAGGGATGATGGGGAGGACAAAAGACAGAGCCATTAATTCTGACTAGGCTAGTCAGAGAAGAACTCCCAAGAGGAGGCACACCTACTGAATTTTTCCTGCTAATTGTAACCAGTGCATTCTAAAATAAACCTGGGCATACGCATGTGCATATGCGTGAGAGTTCTCTAGGGTATATGCTCAGGAATGGGACTGCTGGGTAGGGGGTTACATACCTTCAGTTTTACCATATATTGTCTCATTATCAAAGTGGTTTATAATGTGTGAGAATTCCACATAGTCCACTTTCTGCACATTTGATTAGACTTGgtcaaactttaaaattttgccaTTCTGGTGGGAGtataatggcatttttttaatgttttaaaaacattttattaagatataCTTACGTACAtatagaaacacacataaaataaaaagtgcagtataaataactataaaataagcACCACCCATGTTACAGACTAGAATGACCCTAGAAGCTTTctatgtatttctaattttaaccTCTTTCCTCCCAACTAGTATCCCGGCTTTTATGATAattagttctttgtttttatttatattttattatctatgtatGCATATCTAGACAGTACAGTTTTGTAATGTATACAAAgcaatatagattttttttttaagtatgctccatGTCTaccgtggggcttgaactcatgaccctaagattgaGCAttgcaggctctactgactgtgccagccaggtgcccgtacaatatagtttttttttttttaagtaacttttttcttttttttttaaagtttcatttaagtaatctctacacctaacgtggggctcaaactcaaaaccctgagatcaagagtcacatgcttttatgactgagtcagccaggagcccctgtaaAACAATGTCATTTAGTGTGTCcatttatgtagttttttttttttaattttatttatttatttatttatgatagtcacacagagagagagagagagaagcagagacataggcagagggagaagcaggctccatgcaccgggagcccgacgtgggattcgatcccgggtctccaggatcacgccccgggccaaaggcaggcactaaaccgctgcgccacccagggatccccatttatgTAGTTTTAATGCTTAGTTTTAAGTTGTTTGATTTTGATGTGTGTGGGCATAGGTTTTTAGAGTTTATCCTGTTGGCAGTGCACTGAGCTTCTTGAATCTAAAGTTTTATAACTTTGCCAAATATGGGAaattttcagctgttatttctctaaatgtttttttctgcattgcACTCTTTCAACTTTCATTCTGGACTCTGATGACAGATCATAAACCCTTTGCTATTATCCCATAAGTTTCTGAGGCTCTGTATATTTTCCCCCCACTCTTTTGGGTCTGTTGTTCAAAGAGGTACTCTCTATTGATTTATCTTTAAAGTCActaactctaaaaaataaataaataaataaataaataaataaataaagtcactaaCTCTTTCCCCTGTCATCTTCACTCCACTATTTAGCCAATCAAGTGAACTTTCTGTTACTTGCTTTTTAGTTATAAATGTTccacttagtatttttaaaaatattttatttgtttattcatgagagacagagaggcagagacataggcagtgggagaagtaggctccccatggggagtccgatgtgggactcaatgccaggaccctggcatcatgctgagccaaaggccgacactcaaccactgagccatccaggtgcccatctACTTAGTGTTTTTCTTACATCTTTTGTATGgggatagatttttttaaagattttatttatttattcatgagagacacagagatagatagatagatagatagagagagagagagagagaggcagagggagaaacaggctccatgcagggagccagacgtgggactcgatcccgggactccagggatcacgccctgggtcaaaggcaggcgctaaactgctgagccacccagggatcccccacataaCCTTTctcattgtgtttgttttttgttttgtgtagtGATtacagcagctttttttttttcatcatgattagtgtacttctttttttttttttaatttttatttatttatgatagtcagagagagagaggcagagacacaggcagagggagaagcaggctccatgcaccgggagcccgacgtgggattcgatcccgggtctccaggatcgcgccctgggccaaaggcaggcgccaaaccgctgagccacccagggatccctgattagtGTActtcttaattcccatcacctatttcaccagtCCCCTCACCCACcgcccctctggtagccatcagtttgttctctatagataagagtctgtttcttggtttgtctttgtctttctttttttctcctgcttgtttgttttgtttcttaaattccacatatgaatgaaatcatatggcatttgtgtgtctctgactgacttatttcacttagcattatactttctagctccatctatgttgttgcaaatggcaggatttcactcttttttatggcttaataatattccatcacaaatacacacacacacacacacacacacacacacacgcacacactacATCTTTTCTGTCCagtcatctcttgatggacacttgggctgcttccagcaatttggcttttgtaaataaagctgcattaaacataggggtgcatgtattcccTTGGGGTagtgtttttatatgttttgggtaaatacccagtagtgcaattactggattatagggtagttctatttttaactttttgaggaacctccatattgttttccacagtggctgcaccagtttgcattcctaacTGACATTCAtagaggattcctttttctctacatcctcgatgacacctgttgtttcctgtattgttaaaTTTAACCGTTCTGGCagatgtgagatggtatctcactttagttttgatttgcatttccctgatatttagtgatgttgagcatcttttcatgtgcctgctggccattaaattgtatttaatggTATTGAACTCAGCCCCTGGTAAATatctttctactttctgtttctattagtttgactactttagatgcCTTATTtaataagtggaatcatgtggtatttgccttttttcatGGTCTTCTAGAAGCTTTACAGTTTTAGCGTTTTTGTTGTTAATATATTATCTATTTCAAGTAAATATTTGTGTAAGGAGTGGAGTAAGAGTCAAGGTTAGTTATTTTTCCCACTTAGAtacccatttgttgaaaaaaatgatcCTTTCCTCATCAGATTGCCTTGTATCTTTGTTGAAAGTTGACTATAGATGTTTAGGTCTGTTTCCAGACTCTATTCTAATCAATTAATTTGCCAATGTAATCCTGTTATAATTACTAATATAttatagtaaatcttaaaatcaaggtGTGTAAGTTCTCCAATTGTGTTATTCTCTTCcagaattgttttggctattgtatGCTTTTGCTCtccatgtatattttagaaatagcttgccatttttaaaaaataaaaattaaatcctgCTGTGTTGTTAATTGGGATTGAATTATTGAGTGGATCTATGGGCCATTTTGGGAAGAATGAACAATTAGCAATACAATGTATTCTGATTCAGGAACATGGTGTATCTCTCTGTTTATTTACATGTTCTTAAATTTCtcacagaaatattttgtaaatttcagTATATAACAtgtcttgcacatattttgtaaAGTTTATCCCTAAtgatttcatgttttatatttattgtaaataatatctttaaattttaattctaattcttCATTGCTTCGTATATTGAGGTACAACTGATTTGTGTGTATTGATCTTGATAAACTCATCTTTTTTGTATCTTTAAGCTTATCTACATATACAATTATTTAGATTTGAATAAAGACTTTTATTCTTCCTGCTAATCTTTTATAACTTACTATACTTGCTTTATTGCATTGACTAGAATCTCCAGTATGATATTGAATAGAAGGAGTGAAAATGGACATCTATGCATTTAACGATTTTCAGGAGAGAGCAGTGATTCCATTATGTATGATGTTATTTATAGGATTATCCCCTCCCCCAATGTCTTTCATTagatgaaaaaagttcttttatattcccagttttctgtaagtttttaGATGAATGAAGATTGAATTTTGTTAAGTATTTACAACTATTGAGATGATTgtatatttttcctgtattttgttaatatggttCATTATATTgcttgattttcaaatgttaaagctttcttgcattcctggaatatgccccacttgatcatggtgtattattattttttatatattgctggattaaATTTGCTGCTCTTAGGGATGTTGAATCTAGGCTGATGAAGGCTATTGGTACTTAGTTTTCTTCTAGTGTCCTTGCCTGGCTTTATCATCAGAATAATACTGGCTTCATGAAATGTTGCCACTTTCTCTGGTTTCTAAGAGTTTCTGTTAgattgttattatttcttcaaaaatttgatAGAATATGCCAGTGAAtcatctgggcctggagttttctttgtgtgaAGGTTTTTAGTTATACTTCAGTTTATCTAATAGATAGTAGggctcttttgtttttctgtttcatgtATTAGTTTTGGTAATTTCCATGTTTCAGggaagtttttttcattttaactaagTTTCAAGTATGTTGGCAGAACGATGTTCATCATACTTGTTTTATCCCTTTAAGGACCTGTAGTGATGTCCCTCTTTCATTGGTGATCTTGGTGCTTAtcatcttctccttttttttcctcaaacgTTGTATCAATTCTAAAAGTtcaacttttagttttgttattttctctattgtttgttaattttctatttcattgacttctgctcatatctttaatatttcctaCCTTTTACTGACTTTattgttttagctttttaaatttttaaaaatttcttttaattattttttattgttttttaagattttatttatttatccatgagagacacagaagagagaaagaggcagagacacaggcagagggagaagcaggcttcatgcagggagcctgatgtgggacttgatcctgagtctccaggatcacaccttgggtggaaggcggtgctaaactgctgagccaccagggctgccctattgttTTAGCTTTTTAAGGTAGAGGCTTAGGTTGACTTTgggcctttcttcttttctaatataggcATTTAAAGCTATACACTTCCCTCTAGGTATCACTTTCGttacatcccacaaattttgacatattgctttatttactttcaactaaaaactatgaaattttctttgtgatttcttctgtGACCATTGGCTGTTtagaaatgtgctttttaatagactttatttcttagagcaattttattatttttttaaaagatggatctatttattcatgagagacagagagggagagaggcagagacacaggcagagggagaagcaggccccccgcagggagcaatccaggatcccaggatcacgcccctagctgaaggcagacacccaaccactgagccacccaggtgtccctcttagaGCAATTTTAGATTCACAGTAAATTTGAGCAGAATTATGGGTACAAAGATTTCCTATATATTCTTTGTCCCCACACATGCGCAGCTTCCCCTGTTATCAAAATGCCCCACCTGCGTGGTATATTGTTAAAACTGATGACCTACATTGACACGTCATTATTACCCAAAGACCATAGTTCACATTAGGGTTCATTTTGGTGTGTATTGTGTGGATTGGACAAaggtataatgacatgtatccatatCATAGATATTTTTTTTGCCCTGAAAATTGTGCTCTGCATGTTCATCCctacccccaacccctggcaaccaattatcattttactgtctctatagttttgctcTTTCCAGATGTCATATtgttggaatcacacagtatgtagccttttcagattgacttctttcccttagcaatatatatttaatttttttccaagtattttcatggcttgatagcgcTTTTCTTTTTTGCACTGAATAATAGTCCGTTGTCggaatgtaccacagtttatccaacctcctgaaggatattttggttgcttctaagttttggcaattatgaataaagctgttataaatgTTCATGTACAGGTTTTCATGAACATAAGTGCTCtctaggagggatccctgggtggctcagaggtttagcgcctgccgtcggcccagggcgcgatcctggagtcccgagatcaagtcccgagtcaggcttcctgcatggagcctgcttctccctctgcctgtgtctctgcttctccctctgtctgtgtctctgcctctctcttactctgtgtctcatgaataaataaataaaatcttaaaaaaaaaaagagctctctAGGATAGATACCAAGAGTAGGGTtcctggattgtatggtaagagtatgtttatttgtgtaagaaactgccaaactcccCTCCAAAGTAgatgtaccattttgtattctcatcagcaatgaatgaaGATGCCTTTTGCTCCACAACCTCACAGCACTTGGTGTTATTAGTCATCTGGATTTGGTTATTCTAATAATAGTGTGGTGCTCTCCTTGTTTGAGGttgcttttccctgatgaccTATGATGtatggagcatctttttatactgccatctgtatatcttctgtGGTGAAGTATCTATTAAGGtctttgataaaaaataaattaaaaaaaaaaaaaggtctttgaaaaaaaaagttctttggcccattttgaaatcagattgttttcttattgctgggctttaagagttcttttttttttaaatttttatttatttatgatagtcacacacacagagagagagagagagagagagagagagagaggcagagacataggcagagggagaagcaggctccatgcaccgggagcccgatgtgggattcgattccgggtctccaggattgcgccctgggccaaaggcaggcgcgctaaaccgctgcgccacccagggataccaagagttctttttttttttttttaagagttctttatgtattttggataatagttcTTTAGCAGATGTATcttttacaaatactttctctCAATCTGTGGCTCATCTTATTATCTTGGTAAAATCTTTCACACaacaggtttttaattttaatgaaacccAGCTTATCAGTAATTTCTTTGATGGGTTATATACCCTTGGATTTGTCTCTATAAAGTTATTGCCATAGTCATgatcatctagattttctcctatgtcaTTGTCAGTTTTACACTTTTCCATTTAACATTTGGGTTTGtgatctatttta harbors:
- the SLC6A16 gene encoding orphan sodium- and chloride-dependent neurotransmitter transporter NTT5 isoform X17, producing the protein MRRGRRERLRRRRALSESRAGLTRPERACSRNRELELYENQKCFLLFLSRFLAHSIVEHLKSQQKVRVAEAQRTERSVTPDMSSTQEGEHPLERAGAAPESLPGMETEAQASKSSLTNLSTEIEFSENLHEIKSWEDKSTANWHQMLRVSESQAFKARVLKAQAWEIQASEAHRRASQTRHTSVLEMDATQALKQKPLPEKVQATEKEKCEILFTRPCWSNKIEYILTQVGYSMKISSLWHFFILWLHNGGCSFLIIYILMLFLVGVPLLFLEMAAGQRIRQSSIGVWKVISAWIGGVGYTSFMVCFITGLYLNVINVWTLFYLSQSFQFPVPWEKCPLLENSSDFDPECARTTPSLYFWYRLTLKASDRIEDGGSPVFSLNLFLLVSWCLIGAFMINGLKSTGKIMLVLVPAPYFIILCFLFRSLLLEGAAFGFQHLMLVKISAMYNMNVWCQAGNQVLFALGLGLGPVVSLSSHMYPSTNCLSDALIVALVNLFTMLLVTSFSFCVLGFWATVITHRCSEKNAETLVKLVAMGKLPLEAQPPPNLTANPTSVFNSWLNSLPQPIKHMVFGYVTECNLEKQFLKVKEGPSFAFVAFIETMSFIPGSVFWSILFFLLLLILGLISMIGIMQGILIPFQNTFSSFRKSTKLLTGIYYIRLLSEYWIVLPIIITIILENMAVGWAYGARSLVSLPPRFLEDLAIVWGSPASAIIRWLWCFLCPIVLVALFVITLIHLSLKSITYVAWDSSSSKEVLRQYPSWALLVMIALFLIVILPIPTYFVYCLAHRISFTSTSQGKPIISFKSLPLIQPKPSKEVHKEETL
- the SLC6A16 gene encoding orphan sodium- and chloride-dependent neurotransmitter transporter NTT5 isoform X20; this encodes MRRGRRERLRRRRALSESRAGLTRPERACSRNRELELYENQKCFLLFLSRFLAHSIVEHLKSQQKVRVAEAQRTERSVTPDMSSTQEGEHPLERAGAAPESLPGMETEAQASKSSLTNLSTEIEFSENLHEIKSWEDKSTANWHQMLRVSESQAFKARVLKAQAWEIQASEAHRRASQTRHTSVLEMDATQALKQKPLPEKVQATEKEKCEILFTRPCWSNKIEYILTQVGYSMKISSLWHFFILWLHNGGCSFLIIYILMLFLVGVPLLFLEMAAGQRIRQSSIGVWKVISAWIGGVGYTSFMVCFITGLYLNVINVWTLFYLSQSFQFPVPWEKCPLLENSSDFDPECARTTPSLYFWYRLTLKASDRIEDGGSPVFSLNLFLLVSWCLIGAFMINGLKSTGKIMLVLVPAPYFIILCFLFRSLLLEGAAFGFQHLMLVKISAMYNMNVWCQAGNQVLFALGLGLGPVVSLSSHMYPSTNCLSDALIVALVNLFTMLLVTSFSFCVLGFWATVITHRCSEKNAETLVKLVAMGKLPLEAQPPPNLTANPTSVFNSWLNSLPQPIKHMVFGYVTECNLEKQFLKVKEGPSFAFVAFIETMSFIPGSVFWSILFFLLLLILGLISMIGIMQGILIPFQNTFSSFRKSTKLLTALVTQPDL